A section of the Streptomyces xinghaiensis S187 genome encodes:
- the hemG gene encoding protoporphyrinogen oxidase gives MSETHASAGHVVVVGGGVSGLAAAHRLLAGGARVTVLEGSPRVGGKLLAGELAGVPVDFGAESMLARRPEAVDLARAAGLSGRLQPPATASATLWTRGALRPMPKGHVMGVPGDAEALAASGVISAEGLARIAREPELPPAVIGEGEDVAVGAYLADRLGREVVDRLVEPLLGGVYAGDAYRISLRAAVPQLYRLAREGRSLTEGVRELQRRAAGQPDPGPVFMGIDGGVGTLPPAVADACRAAGAEVATGASVTELRRTGAGWRLVVEGPGAEKAAAAAGRSGASGASGGPRPSTGGGGTGPGRAVIEADGVVLAVPAPVAGRLLAAEAPAAAAALAAVEYASMALVSMVFRRADLTPVPEGSGFLVPPVDGHTIKAATFASRKWGWIGAAAPDLFVIRTSVGRFGEEAELKRDDEGLVEVSLRALGEAVGLRARPVATRVTRWTGGLPQYPVGHPDRVARVREGLAGMPSLRLCGAAYDGVGIPACIASAHGAAGAVLDTLARSAGKDGGQ, from the coding sequence ATGAGTGAGACGCACGCATCCGCAGGCCATGTCGTTGTCGTCGGAGGCGGTGTCTCCGGTCTGGCGGCCGCGCACCGGCTGCTCGCGGGCGGCGCCCGGGTGACGGTGCTCGAAGGGTCCCCGCGGGTCGGCGGAAAGCTGCTCGCCGGTGAACTCGCGGGCGTCCCCGTGGACTTCGGTGCGGAGTCGATGCTCGCCCGGCGCCCGGAAGCCGTCGACCTGGCCCGCGCCGCGGGCCTGTCCGGCCGGCTCCAGCCGCCCGCCACCGCCTCGGCCACGCTCTGGACGCGGGGCGCGCTGCGCCCGATGCCCAAGGGGCACGTCATGGGCGTACCGGGTGACGCGGAGGCGCTGGCGGCCTCCGGGGTGATCTCGGCGGAGGGCCTGGCCCGGATCGCGCGGGAGCCGGAACTGCCGCCCGCCGTCATCGGCGAGGGCGAGGACGTGGCCGTCGGCGCATACCTCGCGGACCGGCTCGGCCGCGAGGTCGTCGACCGGCTGGTCGAACCCCTGCTCGGCGGCGTCTACGCCGGCGACGCCTACCGCATCTCGCTGCGCGCGGCGGTACCGCAGCTGTACCGGCTGGCGCGCGAGGGCCGTTCGCTGACCGAGGGGGTGCGGGAGCTCCAGCGGCGCGCCGCCGGGCAGCCGGACCCCGGGCCGGTCTTCATGGGCATCGACGGCGGCGTCGGCACGCTGCCCCCGGCCGTCGCCGACGCCTGCCGTGCGGCGGGCGCGGAGGTCGCGACCGGGGCGTCCGTGACGGAGCTGCGGCGCACGGGCGCCGGCTGGCGGCTGGTCGTCGAGGGGCCGGGTGCCGAGAAGGCGGCGGCCGCGGCGGGCCGGTCCGGCGCGAGCGGCGCGTCCGGCGGTCCGCGGCCGTCCACCGGGGGCGGCGGGACCGGCCCCGGGCGGGCGGTGATCGAGGCCGACGGCGTGGTGCTGGCCGTGCCCGCCCCCGTCGCCGGGCGGCTGCTCGCCGCCGAGGCCCCGGCCGCGGCCGCCGCGCTGGCGGCCGTCGAGTACGCGTCCATGGCCCTGGTGAGCATGGTGTTCCGCCGCGCCGACCTGACGCCGGTCCCCGAGGGCAGCGGTTTCCTGGTGCCGCCCGTGGACGGACACACCATCAAGGCGGCCACCTTCGCCAGCCGGAAGTGGGGCTGGATCGGCGCAGCCGCCCCCGACCTCTTCGTGATCCGCACCTCGGTCGGCCGCTTCGGCGAGGAGGCGGAGCTGAAACGGGACGACGAGGGCCTGGTCGAGGTGTCGCTCCGGGCCCTGGGCGAGGCCGTCGGGCTCCGCGCCCGCCCCGTCGCCACCCGTGTCACCCGCTGGACGGGCGGCCTGCCGCAGTACCCGGTGGGCCATCCGGACCGGGTCGCCCGCGTCCGCGAGGGGCTGGCGGGGATGCCGTCGCTGCGGCTCTGCGGGGCGGCCTACGACGGTGTGGGCATCCCGGCCTGCATTGCGAGCGCGCACGGCGCGGCCGGCGCCGTACTGGACACCCTGGCGCGGAGCGCCGGGAAAGACGGAGGACAATAA
- a CDS encoding DUF4349 domain-containing protein, whose product MTDPIRPIPERPERPESPGSRAGGGRRGRSRRRRPARAAVAAAVLLTALLGAAGCGSGGGADGKSAADAPAEQRDGGAGSAADGPAAGEAGAGDRAAQPGGTEDAAGPASPGDTRRTPASVPAHVIRTATLTVRVEDVPSALDTARTAAENAGGYVSDETTDRDSDGRERSRLVLRVPQEKYTDVLEKLAGTGKLLERKVDAQDVTDQVVDVESRVKSQRASVARVRELMDRADKLSDIVTLEGELSTRQTELEALLAQRASLENRTAMATVTLRLTETERAEKSGDELSFPDALAGGWHAFTTGLRWLAVAVGAVLPFVAALALILLLVRLAGRLLPDRATGRPRGPAESAESAEPAAEAASPAPGTGPAPSGRAAEE is encoded by the coding sequence ATGACAGACCCGATACGGCCCATACCGGAGCGCCCGGAGCGCCCGGAGAGCCCGGGAAGCCGCGCCGGAGGCGGCCGGCGCGGCAGGAGCCGGCGGCGCCGGCCGGCCCGCGCCGCGGTGGCGGCGGCCGTTCTGCTCACGGCCCTGCTCGGCGCCGCGGGCTGCGGCAGCGGTGGCGGTGCCGACGGCAAGTCGGCCGCGGACGCCCCCGCGGAGCAGCGGGACGGGGGCGCCGGCAGCGCGGCGGACGGCCCGGCCGCCGGGGAGGCCGGAGCCGGGGACCGCGCCGCACAGCCGGGCGGTACGGAGGACGCCGCCGGCCCGGCCTCCCCGGGGGACACGCGCCGGACGCCCGCGTCCGTGCCCGCGCACGTCATCCGCACGGCGACCCTCACCGTCCGCGTCGAGGACGTGCCGTCCGCGCTCGACACGGCCCGTACGGCGGCGGAGAACGCGGGCGGCTACGTCAGCGACGAGACGACGGACCGCGACTCCGACGGCCGCGAACGGTCGCGTCTCGTGCTGCGGGTCCCCCAGGAGAAGTACACGGACGTGCTGGAGAAGCTGGCCGGCACGGGCAAGCTCCTCGAACGGAAGGTCGACGCGCAGGACGTCACCGACCAGGTCGTCGACGTCGAGAGCCGCGTCAAGTCGCAGCGCGCGAGCGTCGCACGGGTGCGCGAGCTGATGGACCGGGCGGACAAACTCAGCGACATCGTCACGCTGGAGGGCGAACTGAGCACACGGCAGACGGAGTTGGAGGCTCTGCTCGCCCAGCGGGCGTCGCTGGAGAACCGTACGGCGATGGCCACCGTCACGCTGAGGCTGACCGAGACGGAGCGGGCGGAGAAGTCCGGGGACGAGCTCTCCTTCCCCGACGCCCTGGCGGGCGGCTGGCACGCCTTCACCACGGGGCTGCGGTGGCTGGCGGTGGCGGTGGGCGCCGTCCTGCCGTTCGTGGCGGCCCTGGCGCTGATCCTGCTGCTCGTCCGGCTGGCCGGGCGGCTGCTCCCGGACCGCGCCACCGGCCGGCCGCGCGGCCCGGCCGAGTCGGCGGAGTCCGCTGAGCCGGCGGCCGAGGCCGCGTCGCCGGCACCGGGCACGGGACCGGCGCCCTCGGGCCGGGCCGCGGAGGAGTAG
- a CDS encoding FAD-dependent oxidoreductase: MAARRMLIIGGDAAGMSAASQARRLKGPDELEILAFERSAFTSYSACGIPYWVGGVVDGPEALVARTAAEHRARGIDLRMHTEVTAVDTAAQRVRVRDREGGERWEGFDELVVATGARPLRPDIPGIDAPGVHGVQNLDDGRALHEALGKDAEGLRAVVVGAGYIGVEMAEALVNRGCRVTVLEQAEQPMSTLDPDMGRIVHEAMCGLGIHTVTGAEVTEVLTGDDGRVAGVRTREEQYPADLVVLGLGVRPETRLAREAGLPLGTSGGLLTDLAMRVRGEENIWAGGDCVEVLDLVSGRTRHIALGTHANKHGQVIGSNVGGGYATFPGVVGTAVSKVCDLEIARTGLLEAQARQAGLDFVTVTIESTSRAGYYPGARPMTVKMLAERRTGRLLGVQIVGREGAGKRVDVAAVALTAGMTVEQMTALDLGYAPPFSPVWDPVLVAARKAAGAVAGDVRSR; encoded by the coding sequence ATGGCGGCGCGGCGGATGCTCATCATCGGCGGAGACGCGGCCGGCATGTCCGCCGCGTCCCAGGCACGCCGGCTGAAGGGCCCGGACGAACTGGAGATCCTCGCCTTCGAGCGGTCCGCCTTCACCTCGTACTCCGCCTGCGGCATCCCGTACTGGGTCGGCGGCGTGGTCGACGGCCCGGAGGCCCTGGTGGCCCGGACCGCCGCCGAGCACCGGGCCCGCGGCATCGACCTCCGGATGCACACCGAGGTGACCGCGGTCGACACCGCGGCGCAGCGGGTGCGGGTGCGCGACCGGGAGGGCGGCGAGCGCTGGGAAGGGTTCGACGAGCTGGTCGTCGCCACCGGTGCCCGCCCCCTGCGGCCGGACATCCCCGGCATCGACGCGCCCGGCGTGCACGGGGTGCAGAACCTCGACGACGGCCGGGCGCTGCACGAGGCCCTCGGCAAGGACGCCGAGGGGCTGCGCGCCGTGGTCGTCGGCGCGGGCTACATCGGCGTGGAGATGGCCGAGGCCCTGGTGAACCGGGGCTGCCGGGTCACCGTGCTGGAGCAGGCCGAACAGCCCATGTCGACGCTCGACCCGGACATGGGGCGGATCGTCCACGAGGCGATGTGCGGGCTCGGCATCCACACCGTGACCGGCGCCGAGGTGACGGAGGTGCTCACCGGGGACGACGGCCGGGTCGCCGGCGTCCGCACCCGGGAGGAGCAGTACCCGGCCGATCTCGTGGTCCTGGGCCTCGGCGTCCGGCCCGAGACGCGGCTGGCCCGGGAGGCGGGGCTGCCGCTCGGCACGTCCGGCGGGCTCCTGACGGACCTCGCGATGCGGGTGCGCGGCGAGGAGAACATCTGGGCGGGCGGGGACTGCGTGGAAGTCCTCGATCTGGTGTCCGGCCGGACCCGGCACATCGCCCTCGGCACCCACGCCAACAAGCACGGGCAGGTCATCGGCAGCAACGTCGGCGGCGGCTACGCCACCTTCCCCGGTGTGGTCGGCACGGCGGTCAGCAAGGTCTGCGATCTGGAGATCGCCCGGACCGGACTGCTGGAGGCGCAGGCCCGGCAGGCCGGGCTGGACTTCGTCACGGTGACCATCGAGTCGACCAGCCGGGCGGGCTATTACCCCGGCGCCCGCCCCATGACGGTGAAGATGCTCGCCGAGCGGCGCACGGGGCGGCTGCTCGGCGTGCAGATCGTCGGGCGCGAGGGGGCCGGCAAGCGGGTCGACGTGGCGGCGGTCGCGCTGACCGCGGGCATGACGGTGGAGCAGATGACGGCCCTCGACCTGGGATACGCACCCCCGTTCTCCCCGGTCTGGGACCCGGTCCTGGTGGCCGCCCGCAAGGCGGCGGGAGCCGTGGCCGGGGACGTGCGGTCCCGCTGA
- the hemE gene encoding uroporphyrinogen decarboxylase, producing the protein MTSPQQSGRTAGSAFLRACRREPVPHTPVWFMRQAGRSLPEYLKVREGIAMLDSCMRPDLVTEITLQPVRRHKVDAAIYFSDIVVPLKAIGIDLDIKPGVGPVVERPVRTRADLERLRPLEPDDVKYVTEAVGMLTGELGSTPLIGFAGAPFTLASYLVEGGPSRNHEHTKALMYGDPELWADLLDRLADITAAFLDVQIEAGASAVQLFDSWVGALAPADYRRSVMPASAKVFDAVARHGVPRIHFGVGTGELLGLMGEAGADVVGVDWRVPMDEAARRVGPGKALQGNLDPAVLFAPREVVETKAGEVLEAARDLPGHIFNLGHGVLPSTDPDALTRLVEYVHGRSAR; encoded by the coding sequence ATGACGAGCCCGCAGCAGAGCGGCAGGACCGCCGGCTCGGCCTTTCTGCGGGCCTGCCGGCGCGAGCCGGTCCCGCACACCCCCGTCTGGTTCATGCGCCAGGCCGGACGGTCGCTGCCGGAGTACCTCAAGGTCCGCGAGGGCATCGCCATGCTCGACTCCTGCATGCGGCCCGACCTGGTCACCGAGATCACCCTCCAGCCCGTCCGCCGGCACAAGGTCGACGCGGCCATCTACTTCAGCGACATCGTCGTGCCGCTCAAGGCCATCGGCATCGACCTCGACATCAAGCCGGGCGTCGGCCCGGTCGTCGAGCGGCCGGTCCGGACCCGCGCCGACCTGGAGCGGCTGCGCCCGCTGGAGCCGGACGACGTCAAGTACGTGACCGAGGCCGTGGGCATGCTCACCGGCGAACTCGGCTCCACGCCGCTGATCGGCTTCGCCGGGGCCCCGTTCACGCTGGCGAGCTATCTCGTGGAGGGCGGCCCGTCCCGCAACCACGAGCACACCAAGGCGCTCATGTACGGCGACCCGGAGCTCTGGGCCGATCTGCTGGACCGGCTCGCGGACATCACCGCCGCCTTCCTCGACGTGCAGATCGAGGCGGGGGCCTCGGCCGTGCAGCTCTTCGACTCCTGGGTGGGCGCGCTCGCCCCCGCCGACTACCGGCGCTCGGTGATGCCCGCCTCCGCCAAGGTGTTCGACGCGGTCGCCCGGCACGGTGTGCCGCGGATCCACTTCGGCGTGGGCACCGGCGAACTGCTCGGGCTGATGGGCGAGGCCGGCGCCGACGTGGTGGGTGTCGACTGGCGGGTGCCGATGGACGAGGCCGCGCGGCGCGTCGGTCCCGGCAAGGCCCTGCAGGGCAATCTCGACCCGGCGGTGCTGTTCGCGCCGCGGGAGGTCGTGGAGACCAAGGCCGGCGAGGTGCTGGAGGCGGCGCGGGACCTGCCCGGCCACATCTTCAACCTCGGGCACGGAGTGCTGCCCTCGACCGACCCGGACGCGCTGACCCGGCTCGTCGAGTACGTCCACGGCCGGAGCGCCCGCTGA
- a CDS encoding DUF3000 domain-containing protein — translation MAAAQGHLADGPDNGGGDEAPAAFLSAVEGLRGARLRPELEVAVTRAPARLAPHAYALEAAVVQEDEDLADGRLILLHDPAGHDAWQGTFRLVTLVRAELEPEMAGDPLLPEVCWSWLTGAFEARGVAHEELSGTVTLAGSHYFGGLGDRPPATQIEIRASWTPREGREGVPDTAAHLTAWCELLCQIGGLPPTGGVDAAVVTLPQRRGPRAR, via the coding sequence ATGGCTGCGGCTCAGGGACATCTTGCGGACGGTCCGGACAACGGGGGCGGGGACGAGGCACCGGCCGCGTTCCTCAGCGCGGTCGAGGGGCTGCGCGGCGCACGGCTGCGCCCCGAGCTGGAGGTCGCGGTGACCCGCGCCCCGGCCCGGCTCGCCCCGCACGCGTACGCGCTGGAGGCGGCGGTCGTCCAGGAGGACGAGGACCTCGCCGACGGCCGTCTGATCCTGCTGCACGACCCGGCCGGGCACGACGCCTGGCAGGGCACCTTCCGCCTGGTGACCCTGGTCCGGGCGGAGCTGGAGCCGGAGATGGCCGGCGACCCGCTGCTCCCCGAGGTGTGCTGGTCCTGGCTGACCGGCGCGTTCGAGGCCCGGGGCGTCGCCCACGAGGAACTGAGCGGGACGGTGACCCTGGCGGGTTCGCACTACTTCGGCGGCCTCGGCGACCGCCCCCCGGCCACCCAGATCGAGATCCGCGCCTCCTGGACCCCGCGCGAGGGCCGCGAGGGCGTACCGGACACGGCCGCGCACCTCACCGCCTGGTGTGAGCTGCTCTGCCAGATCGGCGGCCTGCCCCCGACGGGCGGCGTGGACGCGGCCGTGGTCACCCTCCCGCAGCGCCGGGGCCCGCGCGCCCGCTGA
- a CDS encoding response regulator transcription factor has translation MSVLLEQPASLVAYRPNKPTAMVVVADPRVRSTVTRHLWALGVRDVIEASSIAEARPRVANPRDICVADVHLPDGSGLTLLSETRAAGWPNGLALSAADDIGAVRNALAGGVKGYVVTGTRTNLGIPGRPGAVPVGAAAARMHRRPPGAPGHPGGYRELSGREVEVLRLVAEGQSNKAIGVSMGLSALTVKSHLARIARKLGTGDRAGMVAVALRTGIIH, from the coding sequence GTGTCCGTTCTTCTCGAGCAGCCCGCAAGCCTGGTCGCCTACCGTCCGAACAAGCCGACGGCCATGGTCGTCGTCGCCGACCCCCGCGTCCGCTCCACCGTCACCCGTCACCTCTGGGCGCTCGGAGTCCGGGACGTCATCGAGGCCTCCTCGATCGCGGAGGCCCGCCCCCGGGTCGCCAACCCCCGCGACATCTGCGTCGCCGACGTCCACCTCCCCGACGGCTCCGGTCTCACCCTGCTCTCCGAGACCCGCGCCGCGGGCTGGCCCAACGGCCTCGCCCTCTCCGCCGCCGACGACATCGGCGCCGTCCGCAACGCCCTCGCCGGCGGCGTCAAGGGTTACGTCGTCACCGGCACCCGCACCAACCTCGGCATCCCCGGGCGCCCCGGCGCCGTGCCCGTCGGCGCGGCGGCGGCCCGGATGCACCGCCGCCCGCCGGGCGCCCCCGGTCACCCGGGCGGCTACCGGGAGCTGTCCGGCCGCGAGGTCGAGGTGCTCCGGCTCGTCGCCGAGGGCCAGTCCAACAAGGCGATCGGCGTGTCCATGGGGCTCTCCGCCCTGACCGTCAAGAGCCACCTCGCCCGGATCGCGCGCAAGCTGGGCACCGGTGACCGCGCCGGCATGGTGGCCGTCGCCCTGCGCACCGGCATCATCCACTGA
- a CDS encoding ribonuclease D, producing MTDAQETAEDRTLRIPGGAPPDVAVHSAPVPLLDPREGIPPVTADPGELERVAAAFAAGTGPVAVDAERASGYRYGQRAYLVQLRREGAGSALIDPVGCPDLSVLGDALADTEWVLHAASQDLPCLREIGMRPARLFDTELAGRLAGFARVGLGAMVEKVLGFALEKGHSAVDWSTRPLPEPWLRYAALDVELLVDLRDALEEELDRQGKLDWAHQEFGAIAAAPPPPPRKDPWRRTSGMHKVRRRRQMAVVRELWTARDRIAQRRDVSPGKVLSDTAIVEAALALPQNAQALAALPGFGHRMGRKQLEQWQAAVDRARALPDAELPQPGQAVTGPPPPRSWADKDPAAAARLSAARAAVTALAESLNLPQENLITPDTVRRLCWEPPAGQSPEAVAETLAGHGARPWQIELTAPLLAGALSAAPPE from the coding sequence GTGACCGACGCCCAAGAGACCGCAGAAGACCGCACACTGCGCATTCCCGGGGGCGCTCCCCCGGATGTTGCCGTCCACAGCGCGCCGGTTCCGCTACTGGATCCCCGTGAGGGCATCCCCCCGGTGACGGCCGACCCCGGAGAGCTGGAGCGGGTCGCCGCCGCCTTCGCCGCGGGCACCGGCCCCGTCGCCGTCGACGCCGAGCGCGCCTCGGGCTACCGCTACGGCCAGCGCGCCTACCTCGTCCAGCTGCGCCGCGAGGGTGCCGGCAGCGCCCTGATCGACCCGGTCGGCTGTCCCGACCTCTCCGTGCTCGGCGACGCCCTCGCCGATACCGAATGGGTGCTGCACGCCGCGAGCCAGGACCTCCCCTGCCTGCGGGAGATAGGCATGCGGCCGGCCCGGCTGTTCGACACCGAGCTGGCCGGGCGCCTCGCCGGCTTCGCCCGCGTGGGCCTCGGCGCCATGGTGGAAAAGGTGCTCGGCTTCGCCCTGGAGAAGGGCCACTCGGCCGTCGACTGGTCGACCCGTCCGCTCCCCGAGCCCTGGCTGCGGTACGCCGCGCTCGACGTCGAGCTGCTGGTGGATCTGCGGGACGCGCTGGAGGAGGAGCTCGACCGGCAGGGCAAGCTCGACTGGGCGCACCAGGAGTTCGGCGCCATCGCCGCCGCGCCCCCGCCGCCGCCGCGCAAGGACCCCTGGCGCCGCACCTCCGGAATGCACAAGGTGCGGCGGCGCCGCCAGATGGCGGTCGTCCGGGAGCTGTGGACGGCCCGGGACCGGATCGCGCAGCGCCGCGACGTGTCGCCCGGCAAGGTGCTGAGCGACACCGCCATCGTCGAGGCCGCGCTCGCGCTGCCGCAGAACGCGCAGGCGCTCGCCGCCCTCCCGGGCTTCGGGCACCGGATGGGCCGCAAGCAGCTGGAGCAGTGGCAGGCCGCCGTCGACCGGGCCCGCGCGCTCCCCGACGCGGAGCTGCCGCAGCCCGGGCAGGCCGTGACCGGACCGCCGCCGCCCCGCTCCTGGGCCGACAAGGACCCGGCCGCCGCGGCGCGGCTGTCGGCGGCGCGGGCGGCGGTGACCGCGCTCGCGGAGAGCCTGAACCTCCCGCAGGAGAACCTGATCACCCCGGACACGGTCCGCCGGCTCTGCTGGGAGCCGCCGGCCGGACAGAGCCCGGAGGCGGTCGCCGAGACGCTCGCCGGGCACGGCGCCCGGCCCTGGCAGATCGAGCTGACCGCGCCGCTGCTGGCGGGCGCCCTGTCGGCCGCTCCGCCGGAGTAG
- a CDS encoding thiolase family protein, translating into MPRTARDVVFVDGVRTPFGKAGPKGIYHETRADDLVVKCIRELLRRNPDLPPERVDEVALAATTQIGDQGLTLGRTAALLSGLPQSVPGYSIDRMCAGAMTAVTTTAGGIAFGGYDIAIAGGVEHMGRHPMGEGVDPNPRFVSEKIVDQSAMFMGMTAENLHDRLPHITKQRADEYAARSQEKAAKAYADGNIQADLVPVSVRRTNAEAGETGWGLATADEPMRPGTTVEMLAGLKTPFRPHGRVTAGNAAGLNDGATASVIAAEDVARELGLPVKMRMVSYSFAGVEPEVMGIGPVPATEKALAKAGLSIGDIGLFEINEAFAVQVLSLLDHYGIADDDPRVNQYGGAIAFGHPLASSGVRLMTQLARQFEQQPHVRYGLTTMCVGFGMGGTVIWENPHFDGGNK; encoded by the coding sequence GTGCCTCGTACCGCTAGGGATGTCGTCTTCGTCGACGGCGTCCGCACCCCGTTCGGCAAGGCGGGCCCGAAGGGCATCTACCACGAGACCCGGGCCGACGATCTCGTCGTCAAGTGCATCCGGGAGCTGCTGCGCCGCAACCCGGACCTGCCGCCGGAGCGCGTCGACGAGGTCGCCCTCGCCGCCACCACCCAGATCGGCGACCAGGGCCTGACCCTCGGCCGCACCGCCGCCCTGCTGTCCGGGCTGCCCCAGTCGGTGCCCGGCTACTCGATCGACCGGATGTGCGCCGGCGCGATGACCGCCGTCACCACCACCGCCGGCGGCATCGCCTTCGGCGGGTACGACATCGCGATCGCGGGCGGTGTCGAGCACATGGGCCGCCACCCGATGGGTGAGGGCGTCGACCCCAACCCGCGCTTCGTCTCCGAGAAGATCGTCGACCAGTCCGCCATGTTCATGGGCATGACGGCCGAGAACCTGCACGACCGGCTGCCGCACATCACCAAGCAGCGCGCCGACGAGTACGCGGCCCGCAGCCAGGAGAAGGCCGCCAAGGCCTACGCCGACGGCAACATCCAGGCCGACCTGGTGCCCGTCTCCGTCCGCCGCACCAACGCCGAGGCCGGCGAGACCGGCTGGGGCCTGGCGACCGCGGACGAGCCGATGCGGCCGGGCACGACCGTCGAGATGCTGGCCGGCCTGAAGACCCCGTTCCGCCCGCACGGCCGGGTGACCGCGGGCAACGCCGCCGGTCTCAACGACGGTGCCACCGCCTCGGTGATCGCCGCCGAGGACGTCGCGCGCGAGCTGGGCCTGCCGGTCAAGATGCGCATGGTGTCGTACTCCTTCGCGGGTGTGGAGCCCGAGGTCATGGGCATCGGCCCGGTGCCGGCCACGGAGAAGGCGCTGGCCAAGGCCGGGCTCTCGATCGGCGACATCGGCCTGTTCGAGATCAACGAGGCCTTCGCGGTCCAGGTGCTCTCGCTGCTGGACCACTACGGCATCGCGGACGACGACCCGCGCGTCAACCAGTACGGCGGCGCCATCGCGTTCGGCCACCCGCTGGCCTCCTCCGGCGTCCGGCTGATGACGCAGCTCGCCCGCCAGTTCGAGCAGCAGCCGCACGTCCGCTACGGCCTGACCACCATGTGCGTCGGCTTCGGCATGGGCGGCACCGTGATCTGGGAGAACCCGCACTTCGACGGAGGCAACAAGTGA